The sequence TATTAGGAGTCTGTGTTCCAATTTGCATGATTAAGTTCTCGATTCCACGAACTCACAGAATAACTGTGTTGGTTACTTTTCCATTTTGTTAAAACATTTCAGACATGAGTCCAAATTCATACAGAAGATCCTTAAAGTGGTTGAGAATAAACTGAGCAGGCCAGTTCTGTATATTTTCCCTCATCTGATTGGAATAGAACGACGTGTCGAAAACATCAACTCATGGCTAGAGGATGGATCTACTGATGTTGACACTCTTGTTATTTGTGGCATTGGTGGAATAGGCAAGACAACAATGGCAAAGTATGTGTATAATTTGAACTATAGTAAGTTTGATGGTAGCAGTTTTTTGTCCAACATTAGAGAAAATTCAACACATCATAAAGGTTTAGTTACTCTTCAAAGACAATTTCTTTCTGATATTTGCCAGAGAAAGAAGAAACCTATGTTTTCAGTGGACGAGGGAATGACTGAGATGAGAGATGCTGTAAGTTGTAAAAGAATCCTTCTTGTTCTTGATGATGTTGATAGCCGCGATCAATTGGATGCTCTACTGGCAATGAAGGACTTGTTATACCCTGGAAGTAAAGTCATAGTGACAACTAGGAACAAGAGATTGCTTAGGCCTTTTGATGTGCATAAGCTTTACGAGTTTGAAGCTTTGAATAGAGATGAATCAGTTGAGCTCTTAAGTTGGCATGCATTTGGTCAAGATTGTCCTATTAAAGGTTTTGAGGTATGTTCAGAACAAGTAGCAATCGATTGTGGAGGACTTCCGTTAGCACTTGAAGTTCTTGGTGCTACTTTGGCAGGAAGAAACATAGATATTTGGAGAAGCACAATACAGAAATTAGAAGCAATTCCGAATCAGCAAATTCTCAAGAAATTAGCAGTAAGTTATGAATCTCTGGAGGATGATCATGATAAAAATTTGTTTCTCCACCTAGCTTGCTTTTTCATTGGGAAGGACAGAGATCTAGCAATAGCTATTCTCAATAGGTGCAACTTTTACACTGTAATTGGAATAGAAAATCTAATTGACagaaattttgtaaaaattagtGAGTCTAACAGGTTGATTATGCATCAAATGATTCGAGATATGGGAAGAGACATTGTTCGCCAAGAATCACCAATGGAGCCTGGGAAACGCTCTAGACTATGGCGCTCCAAGGATTCCTATAATGTCTTAATCCAGAACCTTGTAAGGAATTCCGTCTCATATGGCTGATACCTTATCCTTTGTTGAGATTAGCGTTATTCATCTTGTTTCAGTAATTAACATAGTTCTCGTTAAGTTAAAATGAAATGGGTTGAAGATGAGTACCTTTGCCTTTTACTCATCGTTTTCTGTCTTCTATCTGAACAGGCCACTCAAACAATTCAGGGCATTATCCTTAACATGGATATGCTCAAAGACAATGACATAGTTAGCTCAAGTTTTTCTGCCACTGATTTCAAGAAACACAAAACAAAGAACTTTCTCAACTATCGTAATCCTCAGAGAGGTCAATTCAAACAGAAAACGTCTGGTTTTTCCCCATGGCATTTGTCAGATGTCAAAGAAGTTACAAATCAGCTGGTTCTGGGAACTGTTGTGTTTGAAAAAATGCAAAAGTTAAGACTACTTCAGTTTGATCACGTTGAGCTTCAAGGATCTTTTGATGTTTTTCCTAAGAGATTAAGATGGTTGCGCTGGTCAGAGCTGCAACTAGAATGCATGCCAATTGATTTTCCTCTGGAGAGCCTTGTAGTGATTGAATTACAGCATAGCAGATTGAGGAAAATCTGGCATGAAGTCAAGGTACGCTAATAATGTGATTCATTCTTTAAGGTGTAGCAGAAACATAGTTTTGTCTGATTCTGTTTTCATTTCTATCTTTTGTCATTCAGTTCCTTAAATATCTGAAGATTTTCGATCTCAGTCATTCCTACGAGCTTCTAAGAACACCTGATTTCTCTGGACTGCCCAACCTTGAGAAATTGATCCTTCGATATTGTACAAGCTTGATTGAGCTTCATGAGACCATCGGATGTCTCGAATCACTTCTTCTGTTGAACCTCAACAATTGCAAAAATCTGCAGAGACTTCCAGATAGCATTTGCATGCTAAAATGTCTGGTCACACTAAATATCTCTGGTTGCTCAAGTCTTGAATATGTACCGATGGATCTAGATAACGTAGATTCACTGAGAGAGCTCTATGCTGATGAAATTGCAGTTCATCAAATGGTTTCTACTGCAGAAGAGGTTCAACCGCGGTACGGATTCCTGCGGTCCTGGATGTGCAAGGGGACAATATGTCCTAAAGTTTCACACATTAGCTTACCCAATTCTTTGGTTACTTTGAGTCTTGCTGGATGTAATCTATCCGACAATACTTTTCCAGTTGCTTTCAATAGCCTCTCCTTATTGCGAAACTTAGATTTGAGCCATAATAATATTTGCAGTCTGCCAAAGGGCATAAGTTATTTTACTAGACTTCAAAAGCTAGAAGTGGAAGGCTGTGAAAAGCTCAAATCTCTCATAGGGCTTCCCAATATAGAACATCTCAATGTTACTAACTGCAGCTtgttagagaaaatatcatatCAATCTAAATCATCTAGTCTGAAGAATTTGCTGGTCTCAAATTGTGTTGAATTGGTGGAAATAGATGGAAATTTCAAGTTAGAGCCCTTGAGAAATACTGACGCAGGGATGCTTTGCAAGCTAGGCTTGTGGAACTTGGCTCCTATGGACAATGTCATGATCAATCTTACATCTAACATACTGAGCTACTACCGAATACACAGTAAAGGGTGGACTCCAAGAAGGAAGACAAAGAAATTTGTTCTTCAGGTATGTCCTGCTAATTATACCTGCAAATATCTACTTGCAATAGAATTGAAGACAGGAGCATATAGAAGTTTTATGAGTTACTTTTTTTGCAGGGACTGTACCAACCAGGCATATTTAGCACTTTTCTTACTGGTGAAAGAGTTCCTCCTTGGTTTAGCTCAAAGTTCTCAAAAGAATCAAGTGCATCCTTCAAAGTACCTACTTGCAATTCCAGAATAGAGGGATTGAGTTTTTGCATTATGTACAAACGTTCCACAATTGGGCTTTCACCGAGCATTCTCGGTCCTTCACTGCTAACTCCACCTCCAAGAATTTCTCATCTTGCCAAGCGCAAAGCTCAAGGAAGACCACTTCGTTATAGGCCGGTGGAAAATAAACCATATGAATCAACTTTTGATTGCCCATGCATTACAGTTAATAACTTAACTCGAAGTTTGAAATGGTCTTACCAGCCCTTGTTCTATGGAGTTCCAGAAGGGAGAGAAGGAATGATGTGGTTAAGCCATTGGAAACTAGAGAATCAGTTGAGCAGTGAAGATGTTATAGAGGTCACAGTTACCGCAGGAGATGGTATCACAGTTATGGAATTTGGGATCAAAATTGTGCATGTTGAAGAGACAAAAGTGCTAGGGAAACCAGGCTGTGAAGATGCAAGTGCAGAGACAGATATTGTCAATCCATTTTGGGATGTTAATTTGGTACATGCCACCACTTCAAAGGATACTTTTTCTGTCCGTCTTCCTCCTACTTATCGTTCCTTACGTGCTGCTCATGAGCTATTTATGGAGAAGGCACTTAAAAGAAATATGTCAGACTATAACTAAGAAATTTATTACCTTCCATTATACACACTAAAATGCAtatcaaaaaaaagaataatgtaAGATGGTGGCAAGGAAAGCAGAAAACAATGAGAACTTAAACAGTTCACACTTATATTGCATGAAAGTACCTTTTTAAATCAGGTACCCAGATGATCTTAACACTTGAGGAATAAATCTACGTGAAAAAAAGGCACACCTAAGGAAGGGAATCATGATAAGACCATCctgataataataaataagaggAGTGTTTGATACACGAGAAATTGAAAGACAGCCAAAAATCTAACCTAGGAGCATACAGGCACTATAAGAGGTGACCAATAACCGTCAAAATAACAAGACCAAGATTAGAAAAAATTGTACATTTATTCATCATCTTGAACTTTggacttctttttcttctttttaatttcaacaGCAGCTTGGAGTTCCTCTCCATTGTCCTCcttgttcttctttttcttcttcttctttgctGTTCCATCCTCGAGCACGCCATTACCATTACCAACAGTCTGATCCTCTTCATGCTCTGCCTCCTCTTCTGATTTCcgcttctctttcttcttctttttcttttcagacTTGGGTTCTTCAGAGGCATCACCATTTGTTTCAAGTGGTTTATCCTCGATCATGGGTTGAGCATATTCCACCACATCAACTTTGGATTTCtttttcttgcttttctttGTGGAAGGCTCATCCACGTCCATTTCTGTGTCTGCAGTGCACACAAATACTACATCCTCAATACAGAAACCAAAATAAGGAcaaccaacaaaaaaattgtcaggAATGAATTTCAACCAATGTTAGGCCAATAGCACTTACTGAACAAGTACAACAGCAGCATGGCACAACattcaaaatgtttatcatACAGGCAGTAAGTTATCAAGAATGTGCACCATGCAAGTACACTTACAAAATAAGCAGTTCATTATGTTTTGTTTAAATTGTTCAGCATAAAGATTGCTACTCAATATGGTACATAGCTTCATGATCCCAAAACTCACCTTTATCTTCGACGGTTTCAATAGCAGCTTTCATCACATCTAGGTTTTTTCGTGGTGCAACCCCCTTGTCATAGAAGTCTAGACGCTCCTCAACTTGTTCACGGAGTTTCTCTCCAAAAGTAGTAGTACTCTTATCTGTGGATAAATATGGGAAGtgaagtgaaaaagaaaaaaaaaagaaacacaaaacCACTGggtaatgaaatgattaaatgtTTGCCTCCAGTCTTGCAGAGACTAACCTAAGAAACAGTCGAGACGAGAAGCAATAGAACACTTGTTTGCAAGATAACGAGCCATTCGACCTTTATTACGAGCAGAAGCACGGCCAATGAAAGAAGAATGGAATATGAGTCCATATTTTGGTGTATTTCCTTTGGTTTTCAAGGCCCTGAAACAAAATTACAGAAAGTGACACTTAGAATGTGATCAGACAAAATGTTGGGATCAATAGCAGAATGAAATAATCTATATACCAGAAAAACCTAACATGAGACGATGAGAGCAAGtgcaaacaaaattaaataagtgcAGATCACCTGAAGAGTGCCTTCTCAGCACCCAGGATCTGAAGGGTAGAAGAAGGGCACTTCGC comes from Solanum pennellii chromosome 1, SPENNV200 and encodes:
- the LOC107002866 gene encoding TMV resistance protein N-like, giving the protein MATEFKSQVFLSFKAKDTGITFADHLYEALAGAGFVTLRGGDGDEGGEEIKLKLQKGIEEESGISIIILSNDYVSSSLCLDELVMILNCSKRRTVLPIFYHVDPSDVRKQKGRIGEEFDRHEEAKVKKWKEALKQVADLGGMVLQNQADGHESKFIQKILKVVENKLSRPVLYIFPHLIGIERRVENINSWLEDGSTDVDTLVICGIGGIGKTTMAKYVYNLNYSKFDGSSFLSNIRENSTHHKGLVTLQRQFLSDICQRKKKPMFSVDEGMTEMRDAVSCKRILLVLDDVDSRDQLDALLAMKDLLYPGSKVIVTTRNKRLLRPFDVHKLYEFEALNRDESVELLSWHAFGQDCPIKGFEVCSEQVAIDCGGLPLALEVLGATLAGRNIDIWRSTIQKLEAIPNQQILKKLAVSYESLEDDHDKNLFLHLACFFIGKDRDLAIAILNRCNFYTVIGIENLIDRNFVKISESNRLIMHQMIRDMGRDIVRQESPMEPGKRSRLWRSKDSYNVLIQNLATQTIQGIILNMDMLKDNDIVSSSFSATDFKKHKTKNFLNYRNPQRGQFKQKTSGFSPWHLSDVKEVTNQLVLGTVVFEKMQKLRLLQFDHVELQGSFDVFPKRLRWLRWSELQLECMPIDFPLESLVVIELQHSRLRKIWHEVKFLKYLKIFDLSHSYELLRTPDFSGLPNLEKLILRYCTSLIELHETIGCLESLLLLNLNNCKNLQRLPDSICMLKCLVTLNISGCSSLEYVPMDLDNVDSLRELYADEIAVHQMVSTAEEVQPRYGFLRSWMCKGTICPKVSHISLPNSLVTLSLAGCNLSDNTFPVAFNSLSLLRNLDLSHNNICSLPKGISYFTRLQKLEVEGCEKLKSLIGLPNIEHLNVTNCSLLEKISYQSKSSSLKNLLVSNCVELVEIDGNFKLEPLRNTDAGMLCKLGLWNLAPMDNVMINLTSNILSYYRIHSKGWTPRRKTKKFVLQGLYQPGIFSTFLTGERVPPWFSSKFSKESSASFKVPTCNSRIEGLSFCIMYKRSTIGLSPSILGPSLLTPPPRISHLAKRKAQGRPLRYRPVENKPYESTFDCPCITVNNLTRSLKWSYQPLFYGVPEGREGMMWLSHWKLENQLSSEDVIEVTVTAGDGITVMEFGIKIVHVEETKVLGKPGCEDASAETDIVNPFWDVNLVHATTSKDTFSVRLPPTYRSLRAAHELFMEKALKRNMSDYN